In Maridesulfovibrio frigidus DSM 17176, a genomic segment contains:
- a CDS encoding nucleotide-binding protein has product MATINMILQGKGGVGKSLVASLITQYLIEKGQDVCCVDTDPVNATFAGYKKFNVTALDIMNGDDIDPRRFDTLVEMMMALPDESEMVIDNGAATFVPLASYLADNNVFELLLESGHTINLHTVITGGQALPDTLSGLNSLLKAFPTPIYVWLNGYFGQINLKGKNFEDFKVFKENTSRFPALIRLPEKKKETFGRDLENLLTAKMSFQEAQDSDLPIMTRQRLRMSWTEIKAELEKSDL; this is encoded by the coding sequence ATGGCGACCATTAACATGATTTTACAAGGCAAAGGCGGCGTAGGCAAAAGCCTAGTTGCAAGTCTCATCACTCAATACCTCATAGAAAAAGGGCAAGACGTCTGTTGCGTGGACACAGATCCCGTTAACGCAACTTTTGCCGGCTACAAAAAATTCAACGTCACAGCTCTTGATATTATGAATGGAGACGACATTGATCCCAGGCGTTTTGACACTCTGGTTGAAATGATGATGGCCCTGCCGGATGAGTCTGAAATGGTAATAGATAATGGAGCGGCAACCTTTGTTCCCCTAGCCAGCTATCTTGCAGATAATAACGTTTTTGAACTCCTTCTCGAAAGTGGCCACACAATTAATCTTCATACAGTCATAACAGGCGGACAAGCTCTGCCGGATACTCTAAGCGGTTTAAATTCGCTACTTAAAGCCTTTCCGACGCCAATCTATGTCTGGCTTAACGGCTATTTCGGACAGATCAATCTCAAAGGTAAAAACTTTGAGGACTTCAAAGTTTTCAAAGAGAATACCTCCCGCTTTCCAGCTCTGATCAGACTTCCCGAAAAAAAGAAAGAAACTTTTGGCAGAGATCTTGAAAACCTTCTCACGGCAAAAATGTCTTTTCAGGAAGCTCAAGACAGCGACCTCCCTATCATGACGAGACAAAGACTCCGCATGTCATGGACTGAAATCAAAGCTGAACTTGAAAAAAGTGATCTGTAA
- the trbB gene encoding P-type conjugative transfer ATPase TrbB produces the protein MEDRLVNNLIHNMGPIIISALKDKNVAEIMVNPDGKLWIERFGEDMHIAGEIDPDQTARIVSLVASALDSTVTKEEPIVEGELPKTAPLNACRFEGVFPPVVDAAAFTIRKKASQIFPLEDYVEGGIMTHEVLQSIHTAISDKKNIVVFGGTSSGKTTLVNGIIKAIAEISPNDRLIIIEDTAELQSESPNTLFLRATDHTPIQSLVQASMRLRPDRILIGEVRAANATIELLKSWNTGHPGGVSTLHANSAADGLQRIEDLIAEKSNFPMPRLVGAAVDFIIYIHKSRTVKAGRRVSEVAKVLGYDSQKQEYKLEYIHNENKY, from the coding sequence ATGGAAGATCGACTCGTAAACAATCTGATTCATAATATGGGGCCCATCATTATTTCAGCTCTGAAAGATAAAAATGTAGCAGAGATAATGGTTAATCCCGATGGCAAGCTTTGGATCGAGCGATTTGGTGAAGATATGCATATCGCAGGAGAAATAGACCCGGATCAAACCGCCAGAATAGTTTCCCTAGTTGCAAGTGCGCTGGATTCTACTGTGACGAAAGAAGAACCGATTGTTGAAGGGGAACTACCAAAGACTGCGCCACTTAACGCATGTAGATTTGAGGGAGTTTTTCCGCCAGTTGTGGACGCAGCCGCTTTTACTATTAGAAAAAAAGCCAGTCAGATCTTTCCGCTTGAGGACTATGTTGAAGGCGGAATTATGACTCATGAAGTATTGCAATCAATACATACAGCCATATCCGACAAAAAAAACATCGTAGTCTTCGGTGGAACCAGTTCTGGAAAAACGACTCTCGTAAATGGCATTATCAAAGCTATCGCAGAAATCTCCCCCAATGACCGGCTTATCATTATTGAAGATACAGCAGAGCTGCAAAGCGAATCTCCCAATACTCTTTTTCTCAGAGCAACAGACCATACCCCCATTCAATCTTTAGTTCAGGCAAGCATGAGACTGCGGCCGGACAGAATACTGATTGGAGAGGTCAGAGCGGCTAATGCCACTATCGAATTACTTAAAAGTTGGAACACCGGACACCCTGGAGGAGTTTCAACTCTTCATGCCAACTCTGCCGCAGATGGGTTGCAGAGAATTGAAGATCTGATTGCTGAAAAAAGTAATTTCCCTATGCCGCGCCTGGTCGGAGCGGCTGTTGATTTCATTATCTATATCCACAAATCAAGAACTGTCAAAGCAGGTCGGAGGGTATCAGAAGTAGCAAAAGTTCTGGGCTACGACTCTCAAAAACAAGAGTACAAATTGGAGTACATCCACAATGAAAATAAGTACTAA
- the trbL gene encoding P-type conjugative transfer protein TrbL, producing MAFADAAEKTTQSLDFPSKLLFEIEAAAKTWGPAIQGYSLSLFKKLLIIEMAWMGIQAILKGSDLQQLLAEFVLLIIYACFMLAILYHYEEWANALIKSFGSVAIKTGAPKTSPKEIFVYGLIIIGNLLNNLSVLNVPLSIGIVLCCFIIAITFTLITAQVVMVKCEAFIVLNAGAILLGFGGSKFTKDYAINFLRYALSVAVKLFVLQLLLSMSMNFIEKFTTVNSQSFADIFLVICSSILILALVKSIPDIVSGIVNGSHVSTGSALTSAFSAVGIGTMAAMQGIKTAGGGAIDAKRGVDALREATSMAGSQGSTGFAKGMQTLKNLGGAMRDNIGDSSMGNVRSSMKARHEAFKMEQDSGTENPNK from the coding sequence TTGGCTTTTGCTGATGCAGCAGAAAAAACAACACAAAGCCTAGACTTTCCCTCAAAATTGCTTTTTGAGATTGAAGCGGCCGCTAAAACATGGGGGCCAGCTATTCAAGGGTATTCCCTCAGCCTATTCAAAAAATTGCTCATAATAGAAATGGCATGGATGGGTATTCAAGCAATCCTTAAAGGTTCTGATCTCCAGCAACTCTTAGCAGAATTTGTGCTGCTGATTATATATGCATGTTTTATGCTAGCGATTTTGTACCATTATGAAGAGTGGGCCAATGCTTTAATCAAATCTTTTGGGAGTGTTGCAATTAAAACCGGGGCACCTAAAACTAGTCCCAAAGAAATCTTTGTCTATGGGCTCATAATTATAGGAAATTTGCTAAACAATCTTAGTGTATTAAATGTACCTCTAAGCATTGGAATAGTCTTATGCTGCTTTATCATAGCTATTACTTTCACACTGATCACAGCTCAAGTGGTTATGGTGAAATGTGAAGCGTTTATAGTGCTCAATGCTGGGGCCATTCTTCTAGGATTCGGTGGTTCCAAGTTTACTAAAGATTATGCAATAAATTTTCTTCGCTACGCCCTTTCTGTTGCTGTAAAACTCTTTGTTCTACAGCTCTTACTCAGCATGAGCATGAATTTTATTGAAAAATTCACTACCGTCAACTCTCAAAGCTTCGCCGATATCTTTCTAGTAATTTGCTCCTCTATCCTGATCCTCGCTCTCGTCAAATCCATCCCAGATATAGTTTCCGGAATTGTAAACGGCTCCCACGTATCCACTGGCAGTGCTCTGACTTCCGCATTTTCTGCGGTCGGAATTGGCACTATGGCGGCGATGCAAGGCATTAAAACTGCCGGAGGTGGAGCTATTGATGCGAAACGTGGAGTTGATGCTTTGCGTGAAGCTACAAGCATGGCCGGATCACAAGGATCAACAGGCTTTGCCAAGGGAATGCAGACTTTAAAGAACCTTGGTGGAGCCATGCGCGACAACATCGGAGACAGCAGCATGGGCAACGTTAGAAGTAGCATGAAAGCTCGCCATGAAGCGTTTAAAATGGAGCAAGATTCAGGAACTGAAAATCCCAATAAATAG
- a CDS encoding MerR family transcriptional regulator, which yields MEPTSKFIPTAKAAEYISYSRRQLLRYVEEFSIPTYGPRKNRFNKDDLDQFMANPLFFKQEKKQFSARKKRGFTPISIDREC from the coding sequence ATGGAACCTACCTCAAAATTTATACCAACTGCAAAAGCCGCAGAGTATATTAGTTATTCAAGAAGGCAGCTTCTCCGATATGTGGAGGAGTTTTCCATTCCTACCTACGGGCCACGCAAAAATAGATTTAACAAAGATGATTTGGATCAGTTCATGGCTAACCCTCTTTTTTTCAAACAGGAAAAGAAACAGTTTTCTGCGCGAAAAAAACGGGGATTTACCCCTATATCTATAGATCGTGAGTGCTAG
- the trbD gene encoding conjugal transfer protein TrbD, producing the protein MSSQSLDLRTVPVRRSLHRHSLMMGAERDLVMYAALIGFVLAVGGKTILSASVAIIFWIVSVFLLQIMGKADPQMSKIWFRQNAQQNEYPARSTPWRR; encoded by the coding sequence ATGAGTTCCCAAAGCCTAGATCTCAGAACAGTACCTGTTCGCAGATCCCTCCATAGACATTCGCTGATGATGGGAGCTGAACGAGATCTCGTCATGTATGCGGCCTTGATTGGTTTTGTCCTAGCTGTTGGTGGAAAAACAATTTTATCTGCCAGCGTTGCAATAATTTTTTGGATTGTAAGTGTGTTTCTACTCCAGATTATGGGCAAAGCGGATCCGCAAATGTCCAAGATATGGTTTCGCCAAAATGCACAACAAAATGAATACCCGGCAAGATCAACTCCATGGAGGCGATAA
- a CDS encoding TrbC/VirB2 family protein, with protein sequence MKISTKLSQFFMLVVLLLPEAAFASGLDEFQGPIDKILGTVSGPVGGAISAIAIAICGITFIMKRAELGEGFKIFLSVVVGICFIALANSLVQSMFTFSGAVL encoded by the coding sequence ATGAAAATAAGTACTAAGCTGTCACAATTTTTCATGCTTGTTGTTCTTCTGCTTCCAGAAGCAGCTTTTGCAAGTGGCCTTGATGAATTTCAGGGACCAATCGATAAAATTTTAGGCACGGTTTCTGGCCCTGTCGGCGGAGCAATATCCGCCATAGCTATCGCGATTTGCGGCATAACATTTATCATGAAACGCGCAGAACTCGGGGAAGGATTCAAAATTTTTCTATCTGTTGTGGTTGGTATCTGTTTCATAGCTTTAGCCAACAGCCTTGTTCAGTCGATGTTCACTTTTAGCGGGGCTGTTCTATGA
- a CDS encoding helix-turn-helix domain-containing protein has protein sequence MKTNKNFDFIWKNIKSAVKIEVEQSSLTATSKKLDIVKSMISRWLNDHQEGANLKTIVRIVDRLDLNWEDLVPVRTQEKNSFDSEVGIVLRNMAKSLYVSSSDIQKRSAIPIERIEGIFKGELITIEELSKLCSTLGCSPDTVINSAKKIVERQDLASVTSKKAV, from the coding sequence ATGAAAACTAATAAAAATTTTGATTTTATCTGGAAAAACATAAAATCAGCTGTAAAAATTGAAGTTGAGCAGTCTAGCCTGACTGCAACTTCGAAAAAACTTGATATTGTAAAATCGATGATTTCCAGATGGTTAAACGATCACCAGGAAGGGGCTAATCTGAAGACGATAGTAAGAATCGTAGATAGGTTAGATTTAAACTGGGAAGACCTTGTCCCTGTTAGGACTCAAGAAAAGAACTCTTTTGACTCAGAAGTTGGGATTGTCCTAAGAAATATGGCTAAAAGTTTATACGTTAGCAGTAGTGATATTCAAAAAAGATCAGCGATTCCTATAGAGCGAATTGAGGGTATTTTTAAAGGGGAGCTTATTACTATAGAGGAGCTCTCAAAGCTGTGTTCTACGCTGGGGTGTTCTCCAGATACTGTAATCAATTCTGCAAAAAAAATTGTAGAACGCCAAGACTTAGCTTCTGTCACTAGTAAAAAAGCAGTTTAA
- the trbG gene encoding P-type conjugative transfer protein TrbG codes for MNRIIFISFCLVLLTCNSVSAATETDQQGLVNKVFAQHNPAPENNSGRKSEKLREVAINQPAPDYISKTDVRLNSKEWKALKLSKEWINRKVNPIMHSNGKIVYVFGATLPTIICSPLMASDLEFQPGENVNDVIIGDTARWIVVVAQSGLSGRESTHLVIKPLDAGLVTTAVITTDRRTYHLKLVSRRKGYTPYVAFIYPEDQEKILKASLKKKRRKESWKTTEIEGNPTDISALDFGYSITGDEASWKPMRVYNDGIRTFIQLPRTSTQTEIPVLLVEKAGEEAIVNYRVKGNAMIVDEIFEKAILVAGTGMDQEKVEIKRLEDK; via the coding sequence ATGAACCGAATTATTTTCATATCATTTTGCCTTGTTCTACTAACTTGTAATTCTGTCTCAGCAGCAACTGAAACGGACCAACAAGGGCTAGTAAATAAGGTATTTGCCCAGCACAATCCTGCTCCTGAAAACAATTCAGGAAGGAAGAGCGAAAAGCTGAGAGAAGTGGCGATAAACCAACCCGCTCCAGACTATATCAGCAAAACGGACGTTCGTCTGAATAGTAAGGAATGGAAGGCTTTAAAACTCTCTAAGGAGTGGATAAACCGCAAAGTAAACCCAATAATGCATAGCAACGGCAAGATTGTTTATGTTTTTGGAGCAACTCTTCCCACCATCATTTGTTCCCCGCTCATGGCTTCTGACCTTGAGTTTCAGCCCGGAGAAAACGTCAACGATGTCATAATCGGCGACACAGCCAGATGGATTGTTGTTGTCGCTCAATCAGGTCTTTCAGGCCGCGAAAGCACTCACCTTGTTATCAAGCCGCTTGATGCAGGGCTTGTAACGACCGCTGTTATTACTACCGACCGCAGAACTTACCATCTTAAACTTGTATCCCGCCGCAAGGGGTACACCCCGTATGTCGCGTTCATCTATCCTGAAGATCAGGAGAAAATTCTTAAGGCAAGTTTGAAGAAGAAACGCCGCAAAGAGTCTTGGAAAACTACGGAAATCGAAGGAAATCCTACAGATATTTCCGCGTTGGATTTTGGCTACTCCATCACAGGAGATGAAGCCAGCTGGAAGCCGATGCGAGTCTATAACGACGGCATTCGAACTTTTATTCAGCTCCCCAGAACATCCACTCAGACTGAAATCCCTGTTCTACTTGTTGAGAAAGCTGGAGAAGAAGCGATCGTCAATTACAGGGTCAAAGGTAACGCCATGATCGTGGATGAGATCTTTGAAAAAGCAATTCTGGTGGCCGGAACAGGCATGGATCAGGAAAAAGTTGAAATCAAAAGATTGGAGGACAAATGA
- the trbJ gene encoding P-type conjugative transfer protein TrbJ yields the protein MRKFIITSTLFILLSTLTAPASAMVVTCTNCSDRFLQALERATSIEQLEGMWKTYAEEMMQTQQQIMMVKQNIEQYVNMVKNTIRLPFSIKNTVMRDFKNLASLSKNLVTTMGELDVMDGIYDSYYPSFSYAKDLVGLPSSDVNPKYYEYYSKWSERVDEATKATFKVSGQQLKEISESDEFDSYIEDLLSTPDGRMQALEAANQLTGVQISEMRKLRALMATHIQNQAQVEQKKEKIDQIKDLNSKRFIENNLADQAKKLLSEGN from the coding sequence ATGAGGAAATTCATAATCACTTCCACTCTTTTTATTTTGCTTTCCACCCTGACAGCCCCGGCCTCTGCAATGGTCGTAACCTGCACCAATTGTAGTGACAGATTTTTGCAAGCTTTAGAGCGAGCTACAAGCATCGAGCAGCTAGAGGGTATGTGGAAAACTTACGCTGAAGAAATGATGCAGACTCAGCAACAAATCATGATGGTGAAGCAAAATATTGAGCAGTACGTCAACATGGTAAAAAACACTATTCGGCTACCGTTCTCAATCAAAAACACCGTCATGAGAGACTTTAAAAACCTTGCATCCCTATCTAAAAATCTCGTCACAACCATGGGCGAACTTGATGTCATGGATGGAATCTATGACTCATATTATCCAAGCTTCAGCTATGCAAAAGATCTCGTAGGACTTCCTTCAAGTGATGTTAATCCGAAATATTACGAATATTATTCCAAGTGGTCAGAAAGAGTGGATGAAGCAACCAAGGCCACCTTTAAAGTCTCAGGCCAGCAATTGAAAGAGATCAGTGAATCTGACGAATTTGACTCATATATTGAAGACCTTCTCAGCACACCTGACGGCCGTATGCAGGCATTAGAAGCGGCGAATCAACTTACTGGAGTTCAGATTTCAGAGATGCGCAAGCTACGTGCGCTTATGGCTACTCATATTCAAAATCAGGCACAGGTTGAACAGAAGAAGGAAAAGATTGATCAGATTAAAGATCTTAATAGCAAAAGATTTATTGAAAACAACCTAGCTGATCAGGCAAAAAAACTTTTGAGTGAAGGGAACTAA
- a CDS encoding VirB4 family type IV secretion/conjugal transfer ATPase has protein sequence MISLKDYRDKQKGLPDLLPYAAMVDNGIVLCKNGALLASWFFRSQDTASSTPDELATVSAKVNQALKQLGSGWLCNVDAIRFPSTSYPAPGASFFPDSTTKAIENERRAVFESGFFYTTKTYLTVTYTPQLNADKIKKYAGNSGTVNHQLEKQISDFKKTLVQLEDSLSLCLLLERLTDYTYEDEFGKNRTISPLLSFLHTCVTGENQEIVLPDTPMYLDAVIGSKDLIAGDLPSIDNKYIQVLAIDGLPAESWPSMLSCLEGIPLEYRFSSRFICMDQFEALKELELYRKTWQQQVFKFFDVMFNKANPRANRDAVSMTNDAEKAIAELQSGIVSAGFYTACIVLLGKNLEELEEYTRLLSRLVREKNFSCRTETTNALEAWLGTHPGNGVANIRRPIINSMNLADMLPLATIWPGREFNPSPMFPPYSPALMHCATEGSTPFRLNLHAGDIGHTLIFGPTGSGKSTLLGILAAQFRRYKGATIFAFDKGMSLYPLCAGSGGSHYEIAGEDSSLSFAPLSYVDSDAEQSWAEEWIETLVKLQGFTVLPAHRNSIHQAMNLLRENPSEMRSLTDFYHLLQDEQLREAIKHYTEAGAMGHLLDAKTDNLGMDDFMVFEIEELMNLGDKNLIPVLLYLFHRIQKALKGQPAMLVLDEAWIMLGHDVFREQIREWLKVLRKANCAVVLATQSLSDAVRSGILDVLVESCPTKIFLSNESAIQEVQRKLYQDLGLNSTQIQIIASAVPKQDYYIVSPEGRRLIDLALGPVALSFVGSSDKGSIARIKKLNAEHGQSWPEKWLEERQGDFR, from the coding sequence ATGATTTCACTAAAAGACTACCGCGATAAACAAAAAGGATTACCTGATTTGTTACCATATGCGGCCATGGTGGATAATGGAATCGTACTTTGTAAAAACGGTGCATTATTAGCTAGCTGGTTTTTCAGATCACAGGACACAGCCTCTAGCACACCCGATGAACTTGCAACCGTTAGTGCAAAAGTCAATCAGGCTCTAAAACAATTGGGATCTGGCTGGTTGTGTAATGTAGATGCAATCAGATTTCCGTCCACAAGCTACCCTGCTCCAGGCGCAAGTTTTTTCCCTGACAGTACAACCAAGGCAATAGAAAATGAACGCAGAGCTGTTTTCGAATCAGGATTTTTTTACACTACAAAAACTTACCTGACGGTTACTTATACACCTCAGCTTAACGCTGACAAAATCAAGAAATATGCTGGAAATTCCGGAACGGTAAACCACCAGCTTGAAAAACAAATAAGTGATTTCAAAAAAACTCTTGTTCAACTTGAAGATTCTTTGTCTCTATGCCTCCTTCTTGAAAGGCTCACAGACTACACTTATGAAGACGAATTCGGAAAAAACAGAACGATTTCGCCATTGCTCAGTTTTCTCCACACCTGCGTTACCGGCGAAAATCAGGAAATTGTATTACCGGATACGCCTATGTATCTGGACGCAGTTATAGGCAGTAAAGATTTAATTGCTGGCGATCTGCCATCCATAGATAATAAATATATTCAGGTTTTAGCTATTGATGGGTTACCAGCAGAAAGCTGGCCTTCAATGCTATCTTGCCTTGAAGGAATTCCTCTAGAATACCGCTTTTCAAGCCGATTTATTTGCATGGATCAGTTCGAAGCACTTAAGGAATTGGAGCTGTACCGTAAGACATGGCAGCAGCAGGTTTTTAAATTCTTTGACGTTATGTTCAACAAGGCCAACCCCAGAGCTAATCGCGATGCGGTTTCCATGACAAATGATGCTGAAAAAGCAATTGCGGAATTGCAATCAGGTATTGTTTCTGCCGGATTCTATACAGCATGCATTGTACTGCTCGGTAAAAATTTAGAAGAGCTTGAAGAATACACAAGACTACTTAGCAGGCTTGTAAGGGAGAAAAATTTCAGTTGCCGGACAGAGACAACCAATGCTCTTGAAGCATGGCTTGGAACTCATCCAGGAAACGGGGTTGCAAACATCCGCCGCCCTATCATTAATTCAATGAACCTTGCTGACATGCTTCCTCTAGCAACGATATGGCCTGGCAGAGAATTCAACCCTTCACCTATGTTTCCACCATATTCTCCGGCCCTGATGCATTGCGCAACGGAAGGATCAACTCCGTTCAGGCTCAACCTTCACGCGGGAGATATCGGGCATACTTTGATTTTCGGGCCTACCGGATCAGGTAAGTCCACCCTTCTTGGAATTCTTGCTGCGCAATTCAGACGCTACAAAGGCGCAACTATCTTTGCTTTTGACAAAGGCATGTCTCTGTATCCGCTTTGTGCAGGATCTGGAGGATCACATTATGAGATAGCGGGCGAAGATTCGTCCCTTTCATTTGCTCCTCTTTCATACGTTGATTCTGACGCAGAACAAAGTTGGGCTGAAGAATGGATTGAAACACTAGTTAAGCTTCAGGGTTTTACAGTTCTTCCCGCCCATCGAAATTCAATTCATCAAGCTATGAATCTTCTCAGAGAAAATCCTTCTGAAATGCGGTCCCTTACAGATTTCTATCATCTCTTACAGGACGAACAACTACGAGAAGCTATCAAACATTACACCGAAGCTGGAGCAATGGGCCATTTACTGGACGCCAAAACGGATAATCTGGGTATGGATGACTTCATGGTGTTTGAAATTGAAGAGCTCATGAATCTTGGAGATAAAAATCTTATCCCCGTTCTGCTTTACCTTTTTCATCGCATACAAAAAGCCCTTAAAGGGCAACCCGCAATGCTCGTGCTTGATGAAGCTTGGATCATGCTTGGCCATGATGTTTTTCGAGAACAAATAAGGGAATGGCTCAAGGTTTTACGTAAAGCCAATTGCGCTGTTGTTTTGGCAACGCAGTCATTATCTGATGCAGTCCGTTCTGGAATCTTAGATGTTCTTGTAGAGTCCTGCCCAACCAAAATATTTCTATCAAATGAAAGCGCTATTCAAGAAGTTCAGCGAAAACTTTATCAAGATCTAGGTCTCAACTCTACCCAAATACAAATTATAGCTTCTGCCGTGCCTAAACAGGACTACTACATAGTTTCTCCCGAAGGGCGCAGGCTTATAGATTTGGCACTAGGTCCAGTTGCTCTTTCCTTTGTCGGATCATCTGACAAGGGCAGTATTGCGCGAATTAAGAAACTAAATGCAGAGCATGGGCAGAGTTGGCCGGAAAAATGGTTGGAAGAAAGACAAGGGGATTTCAGATGA
- a CDS encoding TraK family protein: protein MKRNERGFAKVEFLANIAKIKDLASKGYSKKAVYHKLIEAGTLSVSYSHFCRFDLSGNISKTSNFTPGVPNTRSAPALASAISAKNCEGGSPKGSSLFVHKKAVTDEDLEQELVGE, encoded by the coding sequence ATGAAAAGGAATGAGCGAGGCTTCGCAAAAGTAGAATTTTTGGCAAATATTGCGAAGATCAAAGACTTAGCAAGCAAAGGATATTCGAAGAAGGCAGTTTATCACAAGCTTATAGAAGCAGGCACTTTGTCTGTAAGTTATTCCCATTTCTGCCGTTTTGACCTCTCAGGAAATATTTCAAAAACAAGCAATTTCACCCCAGGTGTACCCAACACCAGATCCGCCCCCGCTCTAGCCTCTGCGATCTCCGCAAAGAATTGCGAGGGCGGATCCCCTAAAGGAAGCTCTCTCTTTGTTCATAAGAAAGCAGTTACCGACGAAGACCTAGAGCAAGAATTAGTTGGCGAATAA
- a CDS encoding tyrosine-type recombinase/integrase, with translation MGIGVTKDGRYYIQYRIRERKSPVREYFGRGKEALSSAKIRDAEIALQKAHGEELHQGKGIYFDELAQLYIRDAKARNVSKAFLKDWVNILNKTVLPALTHAPVEKLIYSDLLALAENQWADVSVATRNRYLGYISAIFNFGIEHEITANNPLKKWKKAREAKRDLQLNVDDLKLLIKVAAPHLGWAIEVEWMCGARTGRSELLSLQWSDHSYENSTLHVRGTKTATSNRLIPLNPTDNNKLKEKRELNPSSKFIIEYRNKPLKKIRRSFNTAVEKAEIDYPVRMYDIRHLWATELLRNGADLAAVSAMLGHASIRTTQQKYYHLMQGEKAKAVNLKPVL, from the coding sequence GTGGGCATTGGAGTAACCAAAGATGGGCGCTACTACATACAGTACCGGATAAGAGAGCGTAAGAGTCCCGTTCGTGAATATTTTGGACGGGGAAAGGAAGCTTTAAGTTCCGCAAAAATACGAGATGCGGAAATTGCCTTACAAAAAGCCCATGGCGAAGAGCTTCACCAGGGGAAGGGCATTTATTTTGACGAATTAGCGCAACTCTATATTAGAGATGCGAAAGCAAGAAATGTCAGTAAGGCTTTTTTAAAAGACTGGGTAAACATATTAAACAAAACTGTTTTACCTGCTTTAACACATGCGCCTGTAGAAAAACTAATTTACAGTGATCTTCTAGCACTTGCAGAGAATCAGTGGGCTGATGTCTCCGTTGCTACGCGCAATAGGTACCTTGGTTATATTAGTGCCATTTTTAACTTCGGCATAGAGCATGAAATCACCGCCAATAATCCTTTGAAAAAGTGGAAAAAAGCACGAGAAGCCAAAAGAGATCTTCAGCTCAATGTAGATGATCTTAAGTTGTTAATAAAGGTGGCTGCGCCGCACCTAGGTTGGGCAATTGAAGTTGAATGGATGTGTGGTGCTAGAACTGGAAGATCAGAGCTGTTATCGCTGCAATGGTCGGATCACAGCTATGAGAACTCTACCCTACATGTCAGAGGGACAAAAACGGCAACGTCAAACCGTTTAATACCGCTCAATCCAACCGATAACAATAAGCTAAAAGAAAAGAGAGAGCTAAATCCTTCATCCAAATTTATAATTGAATATCGAAACAAGCCTCTAAAGAAAATAAGAAGAAGTTTTAATACTGCTGTAGAGAAAGCTGAGATTGACTACCCAGTACGGATGTATGACATAAGGCATCTATGGGCAACAGAGCTGCTTAGAAATGGAGCGGACCTTGCTGCTGTCTCTGCTATGCTTGGTCATGCTAGTATCCGCACAACTCAACAAAAATATTACCACTTGATGCAAGGTGAAAAAGCTAAAGCTGTTAATTTGAAGCCCGTTTTATGA
- a CDS encoding type IV secretion system protein: MSDKTMNPYLDARTEWLERYGSYIESRNQWRIASLIALLIAVLSISINIIQITQNKVIPYVVEVDKLGHSVAVKRADSTVNVSDRIIQAEIANLIVNWRSVTADLGLQKKMVTKMSSFVTGAARGATRSWYEANNPYERGQKVLVEVDIKGIPLPVSSESWRIEWLETIRNHSGVAMSSTKYEATLKVRISSPTTDSQIIRNPAGVYITELSWAKLLEQ; this comes from the coding sequence ATGTCGGACAAAACAATGAACCCATATTTAGATGCTCGAACAGAATGGCTCGAACGATACGGTTCTTACATAGAAAGCCGTAATCAGTGGAGGATCGCATCACTCATAGCTCTTCTGATTGCGGTGCTGTCTATCAGTATAAACATCATCCAGATCACGCAAAACAAAGTCATTCCCTATGTGGTTGAGGTGGACAAACTCGGCCACTCTGTTGCGGTTAAACGCGCAGATTCAACGGTCAATGTGTCCGACCGGATTATTCAGGCTGAAATTGCGAATCTCATTGTTAACTGGCGTTCAGTAACTGCGGATCTCGGGCTACAGAAAAAGATGGTTACTAAAATGTCTTCCTTTGTAACAGGAGCGGCTCGTGGAGCCACCCGCTCTTGGTACGAAGCTAACAACCCATATGAACGAGGTCAGAAGGTTCTTGTTGAAGTCGATATCAAAGGAATTCCTCTTCCTGTCAGCAGTGAAAGCTGGCGCATCGAATGGCTAGAGACAATCCGCAACCATTCCGGTGTGGCCATGTCCAGCACTAAGTATGAAGCAACTTTGAAGGTCCGCATTTCTTCCCCAACAACAGACAGCCAAATTATCAGGAATCCTGCCGGTGTTTATATCACCGAATTGTCCTGGGCAAAACTTCTTGAGCAATAG